One part of the Epinephelus fuscoguttatus linkage group LG12, E.fuscoguttatus.final_Chr_v1 genome encodes these proteins:
- the hpda gene encoding 4-hydroxyphenylpyruvate dioxygenase, translating to MTSYTDKGEKHAKGRFINFHHLTFWVGNAKQAAAYYCDKMGFEPLAYKGLETGSREVVSHVIRQDKIIFAFESALNPGNEEMGEHMIKHGDGVKDIAFHVEDCDFIIKTAKERGAVIVKEPWVEQDSHGKVKYAVIQTYGDTTHTLIEYLSPYKGLFLPGYKQPLFKDPLLAKLPPGGLSFIDHIVGNQPDDQMLPVTDWYQKCLLFHRFWSIDDKQIHTQYSSLRSIVVTNYEETIKMPINEPAAGKKISQIQEYVDYNGGPGVQHIALNTSNIIQSVVNLRARGMEFLAAPDMYYENLRRNLKTAKIKVKEDLDRLQELKILVDFDDKGYLLQIFTKPVQDRPTLFLEIIQRHNHSGFGAGNFKSLFEAIEKDQDARGNLTALTPEGEAKAFY from the exons ATG aCGAGCTACACAGATAAAGGAGAGAAG CATGCGAAGGGACGGTTCATCAATTTCCATCATCTCACCTTCTGGGTTGGCAATGCCAAACAG GCAGCCGCGTACTACTGTGATAAGATGGGCTTCGAGCCTTTGGCCTATAAGGGTTTGGAGACCGGCAGCCGAGAGGTGGTGTCTCATGTCATCAGACAGGATAAG ATAATATTCGCCTTTGAATCTGCACTAAATCCTGGAAATGAAG AAATGGGAGAGCACATGATAAAGCATGGAGACGGAGTCAAAGACATCGCCTTTCATGTGGAGGACTGTGACTTCATAATCAAG ACAGCTAAAGAGCGAGGAGCTGTCATCGTCAAGGAGCCCTGGGTGGAGCAGGACAGCCACGGGAAGGTCAAGTATGCTGTGATTCAAACG TATGGagatacaacacacacactcatcgaGTACCTCAGTCCCTACAAAGGCCTTTTCCTGCCGGGCTACAAACAGCCTTTGTTTAAGGATCCTCTGTTAGCCAAACT TCCACCAGGAGGTTTGAGCTTCATCGATCACATTGTGGGAAACCAGCCAGATGACCAAATGCTGCCAGTTACAGACTG GTATCAGAAGTGTTTGCTGTTCCATCGGTTCTGGTCGATAGACGACAAGCAGATCCACACACAGTACAGTTCACTGAGGTCCATAGTGGTGACCAACTATGAAGAGACCATCAAGATGCCGATCAATGAGCCTGCAGCGGGGAAGAAGATTTCACAAATCCAG GAATATGTGGACTACAACGGGGGACCAGGTGTTCAGCATATCGCCCTCAACACGTCAAACATCATCCAATCC GTTGTGAACCTGCGTGCCCGGGGGATGGAGTTCCTCGCAGCACCTGACATGTACTATGAAAACCTGCGGAGGAATCTCAAAACCGCCAAGATCAAGGTGAAGGAGGACCTCGACCGTTTACAG GAGCTGAAAATCTTAGTGGATTTTGATGACAAGGGCTACCTCCTTCAGATCTTCACCAAACCAGTGCAGGACAGACCGACCCTTTTCTTGGAGATCATTCAGCGGCATAACCACTCT GGCTTTGGGGCAGGAAACTTCAAGTCTCTCTTTGAGGCCATTGAGAAGGACCAAGATGCCAGGGGCAACCTCACAGCGCTGACACCCGAAGGGGAGGCCAAAGCCTTCTACTGA